In one window of Candidatus Krumholzibacteriota bacterium DNA:
- a CDS encoding anaerobic ribonucleoside-triphosphate reductase activating protein, with protein MRIGGFQRFSLSDFPGRVAAIVFTQGCNFRCPFCHNGALIPGEAGDGAAVAEELVLQYLDSRRGRLDGVVVTGGEPTLQPDLASFLGKLGSMGFAVKLDTNGSRPDVIRDLLLRGVVDYLAMDVKAPERRYDRLVGVRAPLGRIRESIALIAGSGLPHEFRTTHVPALLDEADLRELARLVPRGSPHRIQPFEPANALDPALRESARAAMEELGSA; from the coding sequence ATGAGAATCGGCGGATTCCAGCGGTTCAGCCTCAGCGACTTTCCCGGCCGCGTCGCCGCGATCGTCTTCACGCAGGGGTGCAACTTCCGCTGCCCCTTCTGTCACAACGGCGCCCTCATCCCCGGGGAGGCCGGCGACGGCGCGGCCGTCGCCGAGGAGCTCGTGCTGCAGTACCTCGACAGCCGGCGCGGCCGGCTCGACGGGGTCGTCGTCACCGGCGGCGAACCGACGCTCCAGCCCGACCTGGCCTCGTTCCTGGGAAAGCTGGGATCGATGGGATTCGCCGTCAAGCTCGACACGAACGGCAGCCGGCCGGACGTCATCCGGGACCTGCTATTGCGCGGAGTCGTCGACTATCTCGCGATGGACGTGAAGGCCCCCGAGAGGCGCTACGACCGTCTCGTCGGCGTCCGGGCCCCGCTCGGCCGGATCCGGGAGAGCATCGCCCTCATCGCCGGAAGCGGCCTGCCGCACGAGTTCCGCACGACCCACGTTCCCGCCCTGCTCGACGAGGCCGACCTGCGCGAGCTGGCGCGGCTCGTTCCGCGCGGCTCGCCCCACCGCATCCAGCCCTTCGAGCCGGCCAATGCGCTCGACCCGGCCCTCCGGGAGAGCGCCCGCGCCGCGATGGAGGAACTCGGCTCGGCCTGA
- a CDS encoding peptidylprolyl isomerase, with amino-acid sequence MRFKALVSVAFLVAVLAAFGCSEKEETAGKGDMQEVTGDVAITVDGSAITADELAGEVSRLKSQYEQRLGAQQVDAMKSAIKTQSVTNVINRRLLEAAARERGFVASDEKVEQRIADLRAQYPSPEAFDERLAAGGMTMEQLRGEMKSGIGIEEMLEAELEKAPKKTDEELLAFYEENVDRFKEAEQVRASHILVKVEPSDTDAMKAEKLLKIKNIREELLLGADFAEKAREASECPSSANGGDLGFFEHGSMVKPFADAAFALDVGSISPIVETQFGFHVIKVTERKPARTVPFDEARQHIEADFERSRQQEVVGRLLNELREKAQIVYVDSVWAI; translated from the coding sequence ATGCGTTTCAAGGCACTCGTGTCGGTCGCCTTCCTGGTCGCGGTACTCGCCGCATTCGGGTGCTCCGAGAAGGAAGAGACCGCGGGGAAGGGCGACATGCAGGAAGTCACGGGAGACGTCGCGATCACGGTTGACGGCAGCGCCATCACGGCCGACGAGCTGGCCGGCGAGGTCTCGCGCCTGAAGAGCCAGTACGAGCAGCGGCTCGGGGCGCAGCAGGTCGATGCGATGAAAAGCGCCATCAAGACGCAGTCGGTGACGAACGTCATCAACCGTCGCCTGCTCGAGGCGGCGGCGAGAGAACGGGGATTCGTGGCGAGCGACGAGAAGGTCGAGCAGCGGATCGCCGATCTGCGGGCGCAGTATCCCTCGCCGGAGGCCTTCGACGAGCGCCTCGCGGCCGGCGGGATGACGATGGAGCAGCTGCGCGGCGAGATGAAGTCGGGGATCGGCATCGAGGAGATGCTCGAGGCCGAGCTCGAGAAGGCGCCGAAGAAGACCGACGAGGAGCTCCTCGCCTTCTACGAGGAGAACGTCGACCGCTTCAAGGAGGCCGAGCAGGTCAGGGCCAGCCACATCCTCGTCAAGGTCGAGCCGAGCGACACCGACGCGATGAAGGCCGAGAAGCTCCTCAAGATCAAGAACATCCGGGAGGAGCTCCTCCTCGGCGCCGATTTCGCCGAGAAGGCGCGGGAGGCCTCCGAATGCCCGAGCAGCGCCAACGGCGGCGATCTCGGGTTCTTCGAGCACGGTTCGATGGTCAAGCCCTTCGCCGACGCGGCCTTCGCGCTCGATGTCGGCTCGATCAGCCCGATCGTCGAGACGCAGTTCGGCTTCCACGTCATCAAGGTCACCGAGCGCAAGCCGGCGCGGACCGTGCCCTTCGACGAGGCCCGGCAGCACATCGAGGCCGACTTCGAGCGGTCCCGCCAGCAGGAGGTCGTTGGCAGACTGCTGAACGAGCTTCGCGAGAAGGCGCAGATCGTCTACGTCGATTCCGTCTGGGCCATATAG